From a single Myxocyprinus asiaticus isolate MX2 ecotype Aquarium Trade chromosome 33, UBuf_Myxa_2, whole genome shotgun sequence genomic region:
- the LOC127423870 gene encoding leucine-rich repeat-containing protein 2-like isoform X1 has protein sequence MSSYGLVCSSASVPIMRMDRIRVDIPVYDLSLIRQLWEGREKKFKQRQKKEEERLEKSALAKVNQQWQYRIACRKLKSTEVTALQCYLERSNLAELDLQPTDNKDSETEDKRFIFEMTGDKWRKLPEELQFMTYLREWHIRGTKIPEIPTYIETFVDLRVLDVQRNGFTKLPVEIGKLINLRELNVNYNKLLSIPAELGDCENLERLEMTANGSLTELPFELRNLKKLKHLDMSENKFGSIPICVLRMESLTFFDISNNRLQDLPEDIDRMEALESVFLHKNKLKYMPLSMANLIHLKMLVVSADELYSIPSKFIDNPDIKLIRLYDNPVNVQDEDVNDQDDHEKEFMKTYIESLQDRDTQPTYTTKVSLSCLL, from the exons ATGTCTTCATATGGTTTAGTTTGTTCCTCAGCATCAGTTCCCATCATGAGGATGGATCGGATCAGAGTCGACATTCCTGTGTATGATCTCTCACTGATCCGACAGCTGTGGGAGGGACGAGAGAAAAAATTCAAACAGCGACAGAAGAAAGAGGAGGAACGATTGGAGAAAAGTGCTCTGGCCAA AGTCAATCAGCAATGGCAGTATCGTATCGCATGCAGAAAGTTAAAGAGCACTGAGGTCACAGCGCTTCAGTGTTATTTGGAGAGATCGAATCTCGCAGAACTCGACCTCCAGCCCACCGATAATAAAG ACAGTGAAACAGAAGACAAGAGATTCATTTTTGAGATGACTGGAGATAAATGGAGG aaGTTACCTGAGGAACTTCAGTTTATGACATATCTCAGAGAATGGCACATCCGAGGAACAAAGATACCCGAGATTCCCACTTACATCGAAACGTTTGTGGATCTGCGTGTGCTGGATGTCCAGAGAAATGGATTCACAAAACTGCCTGTCGAGATCG GAAAGCTGATCAATCTGAGGGAATTAAATGTCAATTATAATAAACTGTTGAGCATTCCAGCCGAGCTCGGAGACTGTGAGAATCTCGAACGATTAGAGATGACGGCAAATGGCAGTCTGACAGAACTGCCCTTTGAG CTGAGAAATCTGAAAAAACTGAAGCACTTGGACATGTCAGAAAATAAATTTGGCAGTATTCCGATCTGTGTCCTTCGTATGGAAAGTCTGACATTTTTCGATATCAGTAACAACAGACTCCAAGACCTGCCTGAAGACATTGACAG GATGGAGGCATTAGAGTCCGTATTCCTTCACAAAAACAAACTGAAGTACATGCCGCTGTCCATGGCAAACCTCATTCATCTGAAGATGCTCGTCGTGAGTGCTGATGAGCTCTACAGCATCCCGTCCAAATTCATTGACAATCCTGATATCAA ATTAATCAGATTATATGACAATCCAGTAAACGTCCAGGATGAAGATGTGAACGATCAGGACGATCATGAGAAGGAGTTTATGAAGACATACATCGAGTCTCTCCAGGACAGAG ACACTCAACCAACATACACGACTAAAGTGTCTTTGAGCTGTCTGCTGTAA
- the LOC127423870 gene encoding leucine-rich repeat-containing protein 2-like isoform X2, protein MRMDRIRVDIPVYDLSLIRQLWEGREKKFKQRQKKEEERLEKSALAKVNQQWQYRIACRKLKSTEVTALQCYLERSNLAELDLQPTDNKDSETEDKRFIFEMTGDKWRKLPEELQFMTYLREWHIRGTKIPEIPTYIETFVDLRVLDVQRNGFTKLPVEIGKLINLRELNVNYNKLLSIPAELGDCENLERLEMTANGSLTELPFELRNLKKLKHLDMSENKFGSIPICVLRMESLTFFDISNNRLQDLPEDIDRMEALESVFLHKNKLKYMPLSMANLIHLKMLVVSADELYSIPSKFIDNPDIKLIRLYDNPVNVQDEDVNDQDDHEKEFMKTYIESLQDRDTQPTYTTKVSLSCLL, encoded by the exons ATGAGGATGGATCGGATCAGAGTCGACATTCCTGTGTATGATCTCTCACTGATCCGACAGCTGTGGGAGGGACGAGAGAAAAAATTCAAACAGCGACAGAAGAAAGAGGAGGAACGATTGGAGAAAAGTGCTCTGGCCAA AGTCAATCAGCAATGGCAGTATCGTATCGCATGCAGAAAGTTAAAGAGCACTGAGGTCACAGCGCTTCAGTGTTATTTGGAGAGATCGAATCTCGCAGAACTCGACCTCCAGCCCACCGATAATAAAG ACAGTGAAACAGAAGACAAGAGATTCATTTTTGAGATGACTGGAGATAAATGGAGG aaGTTACCTGAGGAACTTCAGTTTATGACATATCTCAGAGAATGGCACATCCGAGGAACAAAGATACCCGAGATTCCCACTTACATCGAAACGTTTGTGGATCTGCGTGTGCTGGATGTCCAGAGAAATGGATTCACAAAACTGCCTGTCGAGATCG GAAAGCTGATCAATCTGAGGGAATTAAATGTCAATTATAATAAACTGTTGAGCATTCCAGCCGAGCTCGGAGACTGTGAGAATCTCGAACGATTAGAGATGACGGCAAATGGCAGTCTGACAGAACTGCCCTTTGAG CTGAGAAATCTGAAAAAACTGAAGCACTTGGACATGTCAGAAAATAAATTTGGCAGTATTCCGATCTGTGTCCTTCGTATGGAAAGTCTGACATTTTTCGATATCAGTAACAACAGACTCCAAGACCTGCCTGAAGACATTGACAG GATGGAGGCATTAGAGTCCGTATTCCTTCACAAAAACAAACTGAAGTACATGCCGCTGTCCATGGCAAACCTCATTCATCTGAAGATGCTCGTCGTGAGTGCTGATGAGCTCTACAGCATCCCGTCCAAATTCATTGACAATCCTGATATCAA ATTAATCAGATTATATGACAATCCAGTAAACGTCCAGGATGAAGATGTGAACGATCAGGACGATCATGAGAAGGAGTTTATGAAGACATACATCGAGTCTCTCCAGGACAGAG ACACTCAACCAACATACACGACTAAAGTGTCTTTGAGCTGTCTGCTGTAA